The sequence below is a genomic window from Fibrobacter sp. UWB10.
CAACAATCGGCGAAATAAACAGCAAGAACGGATAATTCCACGGGGCCATAATCAGCACGCGGCCCTTGGGCTCAAAGTGACTCACGCTTGAATTCAGCGGGAACAGAAAACTCCAGCTACCGTTTTGGTCTTCGACCCAATCGGGCAAATGATTCACGGTATGATTGATTTCTTGCAGAGCAGGGTAGACTTCGGTGAGCCATGCTTCGGTCTTCGGCTTATGAAAGTCGGCCCATACGGCATCGTAAAATTCCTGTTGTCTCGTTTCAATCGCCTTGTGAAGTTTTAGTAACTTGGCGATGCGTTCTTTCACGCTTGATTGTGCAATTTTCCAGCGGTTTTCACCCTGCGCATCAAAAAGAGTTTTCAAGGAATCGTTCATAACGAAAATATAAGTTTTTTGTTGATACAAACTCAACTATTATCGAATGAGTATAAGCAGACTAATGACTTTATCAATCTTTTTTTATAGATTATAGACATGGCATCTTTAATTGAATACAAAGGTAAACGTCCGGTCTTGGGCGAACGCGTTTTTATCGCCGATGGTGCAAAAGTCATTGGCGATGTCGAAATCGGAGATGATTCTTCGGTGTTCTATAACGCTGTCATTCGCGCAGACCTTGCTGAAATTCGAATCGGCAAACGTACCAATATTCAAGACAATGTAACAGTCCATCTTTCGACTGGGGTTGGCGTGCATGTGGGCGACAATGTAACCGTTGGCCACAATGCCATTTTGCATGCCTGCGATGTAGACGATAACGTGCTGATTGGCATGGGTGCAATCCTTATGGACGGCGTGCATATCAAGTCGGACAGTGTAGTTGCTGCCGGTGCCGTTGTCACGCAGAACAAGGAATTTCCGGAACGCAGTCTGATTGTGGGCGCTCCGGCGCATGTGGTACGCGAACTGACCGAAGACGAAATTCGCAAATTCCACGAAAATGCAGAACATTATTTGATTGTGAAAGACGAATTGATGAAGGTGTAGACCATGTATAAATTTGTCTTTCTCATAAATCCAATCAGTGGCGGCGGCCAGGGCAAGGTGATTCACCAATTCTTGCCCGAAATTATGGCGTCGCTCAATTATACGGAAGACCAGTGGAAGGCCGAATTTACAACGATCGATGGCCTTGAAAAGCAGATTAGCGATGCGCTTGCCAATACCGAAAAGTTGGTTGCCGTCGGTGGCGATGGCACCGTGTCTTCCGTGCTTTCGGTCATGGTCTCTTCGGAATACGCGAAATCCGTAAAAATCGGCCTGATTCCCCTTGGTACGGGTAACGATCTTGCCCGCGTTTTGAACCTTTACAAGCCCTATGTGGACAAGGGTCTTCTGTTCCTGGTGCGCAGGCTTTTGCAGGCCAAGGCACGACCCTTCGATATCTGGAAGGTGAACGGGAAAATCGCTTTTGCGAACTATTTTTCGGGCGGAATCGATGCCCGAATTGCTCACGATTTTAACCGTGCCCGTGCCAATGGCGAATTCAATTCGAATTCTGTGCTCGTGAACAAGCTGCACTATGTCAAGAGTTTCTTTGCGGACCGTTCTTACGCCCTCAAGAAAGGCAAACTTTCGTTTGTGGATGCTGAAGGCCGTCGTTGGCAAAAGATTCTGGATGGTCACCGCACCGTGATTGTGGGCAATATCCCGAGTTTTGCAAGTGGCGCAAATCCGTTCTACAAGTCCGACATGGCGGACGGCCTGCTCGAAATTGTATGCGTGCCGAACATGTTCAGGTTCTTGCTGGCCATTGCCGTCGGAAACTTGCCTGTAATCGGAAATCTGGTCAAGAAGTATTTTATCAAGACTCGCAAGGCAAAATCCGTTAAGCTTGAATTTGCCGAAGACGAATTCTTGCAGCTCGATGGCGAAGATCTGAGCGGTAAACTCGGCGGCCATGTAGACATTGACTTTGCCTGCAAGGTGCAGATTATGGCGCTGGGGGAATAATGTTCTCCGTTCGCGCCTCAGACATTGTCGATTACCTGCAAAACATATCCCAAATTGAATGTCGCGTCTTGCGCGAATCGCCAGAGGT
It includes:
- a CDS encoding gamma carbonic anhydrase family protein, producing the protein MASLIEYKGKRPVLGERVFIADGAKVIGDVEIGDDSSVFYNAVIRADLAEIRIGKRTNIQDNVTVHLSTGVGVHVGDNVTVGHNAILHACDVDDNVLIGMGAILMDGVHIKSDSVVAAGAVVTQNKEFPERSLIVGAPAHVVRELTEDEIRKFHENAEHYLIVKDELMKV
- a CDS encoding diacylglycerol kinase family protein, whose translation is MYKFVFLINPISGGGQGKVIHQFLPEIMASLNYTEDQWKAEFTTIDGLEKQISDALANTEKLVAVGGDGTVSSVLSVMVSSEYAKSVKIGLIPLGTGNDLARVLNLYKPYVDKGLLFLVRRLLQAKARPFDIWKVNGKIAFANYFSGGIDARIAHDFNRARANGEFNSNSVLVNKLHYVKSFFADRSYALKKGKLSFVDAEGRRWQKILDGHRTVIVGNIPSFASGANPFYKSDMADGLLEIVCVPNMFRFLLAIAVGNLPVIGNLVKKYFIKTRKAKSVKLEFAEDEFLQLDGEDLSGKLGGHVDIDFACKVQIMALGE